One window from the genome of Oryza glaberrima chromosome 3, OglaRS2, whole genome shotgun sequence encodes:
- the LOC127766141 gene encoding uncharacterized protein LOC127766141: protein MRRQGQGQYGGGADINSMVAAQLHHYQTQQRVQQHPDNNYPGRDPGKAAEEQQYSAPKVRQSQWDRGGPNAPNQIPAYAYNEGQSAQGAQTFYDGQRSDLKVGLEKQPNKESRDRPRNDRFEARREDYNLPCTFEGLEQNFHEDIVILSKELHDAEDAENARHRERLNEINAQYQEKLLALRARQATYREEFLRKESQARQQQYQQASMSSYANNVRPGETHGYTPIAAKPPPPPPAAAATAGGTYGEAHRGYTSAQYDNFRERPDYPEFRGRGRGEGHGLEHRGQFPGGRAYNSGGRRF from the exons ATGAGGCGACAAGGACAGGGGCAGTACGGTGGAGGAGCAGACATAAACTCCATGGTGGCTGCTCAGTTGCATCACTACCAGACACAACAAAGGGTTCAGCAACACCCTGATAATAACTATCCTGGAAGAGATCCTGGGAAAGCTGCTGAGGAGCAGCAGTATAGCGCCCCAAAGGTGAGGCAGAGTCAATGGGATCGAGGTGGTCCAAATGCCCCGAATCAGATTCCAGCGTATGCATACAATGAAG GTCAAAGTGCTCAGGGTGCACAAACCTTTTATGATGGACAGAGATCTGATTTAAAGGTTGGTCTAGAAAAGCAGCCCAATAAAGAATCGAGGGATCGACCTCGTAATGATAGGTTTGAAGCAAGGCGCGAGGATTATAATCTCCCTTGTACATTTGAAGGTCTAGAGCAGAATTTTCATGAAGACATTGTGATCCTATCCAAGGAACTACATGATGCAGAGGATGCTGAAAACGCCAGGCACAGGGAG aGATTGAATGAAATAAATGCACAATACCAGGAGAAACTGTTGGCACTTCGAGCTCGCCAAGCAACCTATAGAGAAGAATTCTTACGCAAGGAGTCTCAGGCACGCCAGCAGCAATACCAACAGGCTAGCATGAGCAGTTATGCAAACAATGTAAGGCCCGGGGAGACTCACGGCTATACTCCAATTGCAGcaaaaccgccgccgcctccacctgctgctgctgctacagcTGGTGGTACTTATGGAGAAGCTCATCGGGGTTATACTTCTGCCCAGTATGACAACTTCAGGGAGCGTCCAGACTACCCAGAGTTCCGTGGTCGTGGCCGAGGTGAAGGTCATGGTCTTGAGCACCGTGGTCAATTCCCTGGTGGTCGTGCTTATAATTCTGGTGGCCGAAGATTCTAG
- the LOC127766140 gene encoding receptor-like cytoplasmic kinase 176 isoform X1, producing the protein MGNCAGVQGNAEINPSFSAPNSSGTGSKNSSKNGADSSTFGTKASASSSVPPTPRSETEILQSSNLRKFTFGELKGSTRNFRPDSLLGEGGFGSVFKGWIDERTLTPVKPGTGMIVAVKKLKLDSFQGHREWLAEVNYLGQLSHPNLVKLIGYCFEDEQRLLVYEFMPRGSLEHHLFRRGSHFQPLPWNLRMKVALEAARGLAFLHSDQAKVIYRDFKTSNILLDSDYNAKLSDFGLAKDGPSGDKSHVSTRVMGTQGYAAPEYLATGHLTAKSDVYSYGVVLLELLSGQRALDKNRPPGQHNLVEWARPYITNKRRVIHVLDSRLGSQYSLPAAQKIAGLAVQCLSMDARCRPGMDQVVTALEQLQGAKKAAK; encoded by the exons ATGGGGAACTGCGCCGGCGTGCAGGGGAACGCCGAGATCAACCCTTCGTTCAGTGCTCCCAACTCGTCAG GGACAGGTTCCAAGAACAGCAGCAAGAACGGGGCCGATTCCAGCACGTTCGGCACCAAGGCGtcagcgtcgtcgtcggtgccgcCGACTCCCCGGAGCGAGACGGAGATCCTGCAGTCGTCGAACCTCCGCAAGTTCACCTTCGGCGAGCTCAAGGGCTCCACGAGGAACTTCCGGCCGGACAGCCTGCTTGGGGAGGGCGGGTTCGGCTCGGTGTTCAAGGGGTGGATCGATGAGCGAACGCTGACGCCCGTCAAGCCGGGCACCGGCATGATCGTCGCCGTGAAGAAGCTCAAGCTTGACAGCTTCCAGGGGCACAGGGAATGGCTG GCTGAGGTGAATTACCTTGGGCAGCTCTCCCACCCAAATCTTGTCAAGCTCATCGGCTACTGCTTCGAGGACGAACAGCGGCTTCTGGTGTACGAGTTCATGCCGAGAGGCAGCTTGGAGCACCACCTTTTCAGGA GGGGATCACACTTCCAGCCTCTCCCATGGAATTTGCGGATGAAGGTCGCGCTCGAGGCTGCCAGGGGGCTTGCTTTCCTGCACAGTGATCAGGCCAAAGTTATTTACCGAGATTTCAAGACATCCAACATTCTTCTTGATTCG GACTACAATGCAAAACTCTCTGATTTTGGATTGGCAAAAGATGGTCCTAGTGGTGACAAAAGCCATGTCTCAACCAGGGTCATGGGGACACAAGGATATGCTGCCCCTGAATATCTCGCGACAG GCCATTTGACCGCAAAGAGCGATGTGTACAGCTACGGAGTTGTTCTTCTGGAGTTGCTGTCCGGGCAGCGCGCCCTGGACAAGAACCGGCCTCCGGGGCAGCACAACCTGGTGGAGTGGGCTAGACCTTACATCACCAACAAGAGGAGGGTCATCCATGTCCTCGACTCACGCCTGGGATCCCAGTATTCGCTTCCGGCTGCGCAGAAGATCGCGGGGCTTGCGGTGCAGTGCCTGTCAATGGATGCACGATGCAGGCCGGGCATGGATCAGGTTGTGACCGCGCTGGAGCAGCTTCAAGGTGCAAAGAAAGCAGCCAAGTAG
- the LOC127766140 gene encoding receptor-like cytoplasmic kinase 176 isoform X2, producing the protein MGNCAGVQGNAEINPSFSAPNSSGSKNSSKNGADSSTFGTKASASSSVPPTPRSETEILQSSNLRKFTFGELKGSTRNFRPDSLLGEGGFGSVFKGWIDERTLTPVKPGTGMIVAVKKLKLDSFQGHREWLAEVNYLGQLSHPNLVKLIGYCFEDEQRLLVYEFMPRGSLEHHLFRRGSHFQPLPWNLRMKVALEAARGLAFLHSDQAKVIYRDFKTSNILLDSDYNAKLSDFGLAKDGPSGDKSHVSTRVMGTQGYAAPEYLATGHLTAKSDVYSYGVVLLELLSGQRALDKNRPPGQHNLVEWARPYITNKRRVIHVLDSRLGSQYSLPAAQKIAGLAVQCLSMDARCRPGMDQVVTALEQLQGAKKAAK; encoded by the exons ATGGGGAACTGCGCCGGCGTGCAGGGGAACGCCGAGATCAACCCTTCGTTCAGTGCTCCCAACTCGTCAG GTTCCAAGAACAGCAGCAAGAACGGGGCCGATTCCAGCACGTTCGGCACCAAGGCGtcagcgtcgtcgtcggtgccgcCGACTCCCCGGAGCGAGACGGAGATCCTGCAGTCGTCGAACCTCCGCAAGTTCACCTTCGGCGAGCTCAAGGGCTCCACGAGGAACTTCCGGCCGGACAGCCTGCTTGGGGAGGGCGGGTTCGGCTCGGTGTTCAAGGGGTGGATCGATGAGCGAACGCTGACGCCCGTCAAGCCGGGCACCGGCATGATCGTCGCCGTGAAGAAGCTCAAGCTTGACAGCTTCCAGGGGCACAGGGAATGGCTG GCTGAGGTGAATTACCTTGGGCAGCTCTCCCACCCAAATCTTGTCAAGCTCATCGGCTACTGCTTCGAGGACGAACAGCGGCTTCTGGTGTACGAGTTCATGCCGAGAGGCAGCTTGGAGCACCACCTTTTCAGGA GGGGATCACACTTCCAGCCTCTCCCATGGAATTTGCGGATGAAGGTCGCGCTCGAGGCTGCCAGGGGGCTTGCTTTCCTGCACAGTGATCAGGCCAAAGTTATTTACCGAGATTTCAAGACATCCAACATTCTTCTTGATTCG GACTACAATGCAAAACTCTCTGATTTTGGATTGGCAAAAGATGGTCCTAGTGGTGACAAAAGCCATGTCTCAACCAGGGTCATGGGGACACAAGGATATGCTGCCCCTGAATATCTCGCGACAG GCCATTTGACCGCAAAGAGCGATGTGTACAGCTACGGAGTTGTTCTTCTGGAGTTGCTGTCCGGGCAGCGCGCCCTGGACAAGAACCGGCCTCCGGGGCAGCACAACCTGGTGGAGTGGGCTAGACCTTACATCACCAACAAGAGGAGGGTCATCCATGTCCTCGACTCACGCCTGGGATCCCAGTATTCGCTTCCGGCTGCGCAGAAGATCGCGGGGCTTGCGGTGCAGTGCCTGTCAATGGATGCACGATGCAGGCCGGGCATGGATCAGGTTGTGACCGCGCTGGAGCAGCTTCAAGGTGCAAAGAAAGCAGCCAAGTAG